The following proteins are co-located in the uncultured Draconibacterium sp. genome:
- a CDS encoding patatin-like phospholipase family protein — MAKKYKTGLVLSGGGTRGFAHLGAIAALHEKGIQPDVISGVSAGAIVGAFIAAGKTPEEVLDIFKKGWFFQYTKIHLPVDGLLKLDGVKEIVQNEIKIEKIEDLKIPFFICVSNLNKGTVEYRNSGPLGDTVLASSSIPVLFAPVTLGRDLYVDGGLMDNIPVEPIKKDCDNLIVSNITPINPKAKMKNLIQIATRTVYMSVNVRTKEAKKVATHYIEPTGIDEYDMFMRKHADELFELGYKTTKKIIG, encoded by the coding sequence ATGGCAAAAAAATACAAAACAGGACTGGTTTTAAGTGGAGGAGGAACGCGTGGCTTTGCACATTTGGGTGCCATTGCTGCATTGCACGAGAAAGGCATTCAACCCGATGTAATTTCAGGAGTAAGTGCCGGAGCCATTGTAGGAGCATTTATCGCTGCCGGTAAAACACCTGAAGAAGTACTCGATATTTTTAAAAAAGGATGGTTCTTTCAATACACAAAAATACATTTACCGGTTGACGGGCTTTTAAAGCTCGATGGCGTAAAAGAAATTGTGCAGAATGAAATAAAGATTGAAAAGATAGAAGACCTCAAGATTCCGTTTTTTATTTGTGTTTCGAATTTGAACAAAGGAACTGTTGAATACAGAAACTCGGGACCACTTGGCGATACTGTTTTGGCATCGTCTTCAATTCCGGTACTTTTTGCACCCGTAACACTTGGCCGCGATTTATATGTTGACGGCGGTTTAATGGACAATATTCCGGTAGAACCCATTAAAAAGGATTGTGACAATCTGATTGTGTCGAACATTACGCCCATAAATCCGAAGGCTAAAATGAAAAATCTGATACAAATTGCAACCCGGACCGTTTACATGAGTGTTAATGTAAGAACAAAAGAAGCTAAAAAAGTGGCCACGCATTATATCGAACCAACGGGTATCGACGAGTACGATATGTTTATGCGCAAGCACGCCGACGAACTATTTGAATTGGGATACAAAACCACAAAAAAAATAATCGGATAA
- a CDS encoding glycoside hydrolase family 130 protein, which produces MNKLKINDMFKLVRVLMVSMVALSILSGCNSEKASDESWSLTPFTKIDEVNPVLNPNPNSTFLCPVRMDTVHWEEKDVFNPAAVVKDGKVYLLYRAEDTVGKYAGTSRIGMAISADGLHFETQPTPVFYPDNDAFSEYEWEGGCEDPRIVEDENGTYYMTYTAYNGDKARLFVATSNDLINWTKHGSVFNKTADGEYVKIWSKSGSVVTKRVGEKLVATKINGKYWMYFGESNIYVATSDNLIDWEPVEETDESKKQYDEMRKHEAFKIIFAPRKGKFDSELVEPGPPAILTEKGIVFIYNSKNHKDYGDTNLAAGTYSAGQVLLDVNNPMQVIARTESNFFRPEKPYEITGQVNSVSFLEGLVYFKDKWLLYYGTADSKIAVAESSTVLE; this is translated from the coding sequence ATGAATAAGCTAAAAATCAACGATATGTTTAAACTTGTGCGTGTACTTATGGTAAGTATGGTTGCCCTCTCTATTCTTTCAGGATGCAACTCTGAAAAAGCATCAGATGAAAGCTGGTCGCTTACTCCTTTTACCAAAATAGATGAGGTGAATCCGGTTCTCAATCCAAATCCCAACTCAACCTTTTTATGTCCGGTACGAATGGACACTGTGCACTGGGAAGAAAAAGATGTGTTTAATCCTGCCGCCGTTGTAAAAGATGGGAAGGTTTACCTGCTATACCGAGCTGAAGACACAGTTGGAAAATATGCCGGAACTTCGCGAATTGGAATGGCAATTAGTGCCGACGGGCTTCATTTTGAAACACAACCAACACCTGTTTTTTATCCCGACAATGATGCGTTTTCGGAATACGAATGGGAAGGCGGCTGCGAAGATCCGCGAATTGTAGAAGATGAGAATGGAACGTATTACATGACCTACACCGCATACAATGGCGATAAAGCCCGTTTGTTTGTTGCCACTTCAAACGATCTGATAAACTGGACGAAACACGGTTCGGTTTTTAATAAAACAGCAGATGGAGAGTATGTGAAAATCTGGTCTAAATCGGGTTCGGTTGTTACAAAACGTGTGGGTGAGAAACTGGTAGCAACAAAAATTAATGGCAAATACTGGATGTATTTTGGCGAATCGAATATTTATGTGGCTACGTCAGATAATTTGATTGACTGGGAACCTGTTGAAGAAACCGATGAGTCGAAAAAACAGTACGACGAAATGCGAAAACACGAGGCGTTCAAAATAATTTTTGCTCCGCGAAAAGGAAAATTCGACAGCGAACTGGTTGAACCCGGGCCACCGGCAATACTCACCGAAAAGGGAATTGTATTTATTTACAATTCGAAAAACCACAAAGATTACGGCGATACGAATCTGGCAGCAGGTACCTATTCGGCCGGACAGGTTTTGCTTGATGTCAACAATCCCATGCAAGTAATTGCCAGAACCGAATCTAATTTTTTCAGACCGGAAAAACCTTACGAAATTACAGGCCAGGTAAACAGTGTTAGTTTTCTGGAAGGGCTGGTTTATTTCAAAGATAAATGGTTGCTGTATTACGGAACTGCTGATTCTAAAATAGCAGTGGCCGAGTCGTCAACAGTTCTGGAATAA
- the map gene encoding type I methionyl aminopeptidase has translation MGKIIIKTPEQIEGIRQSSRLAAQTLDFAGELVKAGVNTEFIDDKIEEFILAHGAIPATKGYGGYPKSSCISLNNVICHGIPSKETILKEGDILNIDITTILNGYYGDTSRMFTVGEVTPVADELIDTAWHCLDLGIEQVKPGNRFGNIGFVISRYAKAKGFSVVYEFCGHGVGIDFHEEPQVDHASRRNTGPEMKPGMIFTIEPMINQGKPKASIDKNDGWTARTIDNKLSAQFEHTILVTETGYEVLTDVHGDYDIT, from the coding sequence ATGGGAAAGATTATTATTAAAACTCCGGAACAAATCGAAGGTATCAGACAAAGTTCGCGCCTGGCTGCACAAACATTGGATTTTGCCGGCGAACTTGTAAAAGCAGGTGTTAACACCGAATTCATTGACGATAAAATTGAGGAGTTTATTCTTGCCCATGGAGCTATTCCTGCAACCAAGGGATATGGCGGTTACCCAAAGTCGAGTTGTATTTCGCTGAACAATGTAATTTGCCACGGTATTCCATCAAAAGAAACCATTTTAAAAGAGGGTGATATTTTAAACATCGATATCACAACTATTCTGAACGGTTATTATGGTGATACTTCGCGTATGTTTACTGTTGGGGAAGTTACTCCGGTAGCCGACGAATTAATTGATACAGCCTGGCATTGCCTCGATTTGGGGATTGAGCAGGTAAAACCCGGAAACAGGTTTGGAAACATCGGATTTGTAATTAGTCGCTATGCCAAAGCAAAAGGTTTTAGCGTTGTTTACGAATTTTGTGGTCACGGCGTAGGAATTGATTTTCATGAAGAGCCGCAAGTAGATCATGCTTCGCGCAGAAATACCGGACCGGAAATGAAACCGGGAATGATTTTTACCATCGAACCCATGATTAACCAGGGAAAACCAAAAGCCAGTATTGATAAAAATGACGGCTGGACGGCTCGTACGATTGACAATAAATTATCAGCTCAGTTTGAGCACACAATTTTGGTTACCGAGACCGGTTATGAGGTACTAACCGATGTGCATGGCGATTACGATATTACGTAA
- a CDS encoding aminotransferase class V-fold PLP-dependent enzyme, translated as MSSLEQYFEKFRENIVGIDQEFDSPFGKKKIIYGDWIASGRLYRPIECKITDEIGPYVGNTHTETSETGIRMTHAYRKSHQLIKQHVNAGPQDIIITAGFGMTAIINKFQRILGLKYCGKVSGKSCIAERERPVVFVTHMEHHSNQTSWYETNADVVVIEPGEGLLVDPENLRTALEEYKSRPFKIGSFTACSNVTGVRTPYFEMAKIMHEYGGVCFIDFAASAPYEEINMHPEDPMEKLDAVMFSPHKFLGGPGSSGVIVFDASMYKNEVPDAPGGGTVDWTNRWGKYKYVDDIEAREDGGTPGFLQSIRTALCFDLKDKMGIDNIRKREEELLELAFAGLDQIDGLNILADNVRDRLGVISFYVEGIHYNLLVRLLNDKYGIQTRGGCACAGTYGHFLLEVSYEQSQEITDKINTGDLSEKPGWVRWSLHPTMRNEEVDLMMEGLKDIISNIDDYKNDYIYDNHTNAFFHKNEKSDEALMKKWFTLEK; from the coding sequence ATGAGTAGTTTGGAACAGTATTTCGAAAAGTTCAGAGAAAACATTGTTGGCATCGACCAGGAATTTGATTCGCCCTTTGGGAAAAAGAAAATAATTTATGGCGATTGGATAGCCAGCGGCAGATTATACCGCCCAATTGAATGTAAGATTACTGATGAGATTGGTCCTTATGTTGGAAACACGCACACCGAAACCAGCGAGACCGGCATTCGGATGACACATGCTTACCGCAAATCGCACCAGCTTATAAAACAACACGTTAATGCAGGCCCTCAGGATATAATTATTACCGCCGGATTTGGAATGACTGCCATTATCAATAAATTTCAGCGTATTCTGGGATTAAAATATTGTGGAAAGGTTAGCGGGAAAAGTTGCATAGCCGAACGCGAACGTCCGGTGGTTTTTGTAACGCATATGGAACATCATTCCAACCAAACATCGTGGTACGAAACCAATGCCGATGTGGTGGTAATTGAACCTGGCGAAGGATTGTTGGTGGATCCTGAAAATCTGAGAACTGCATTGGAAGAATACAAAAGCCGTCCGTTTAAAATTGGTTCGTTTACCGCCTGTTCGAATGTTACCGGCGTTCGAACTCCGTATTTCGAAATGGCAAAAATAATGCATGAATACGGTGGTGTTTGTTTTATCGATTTTGCAGCATCGGCACCTTACGAAGAAATAAATATGCACCCTGAAGATCCTATGGAGAAACTGGATGCAGTTATGTTTTCGCCTCATAAATTTTTAGGTGGTCCCGGTTCGTCGGGAGTAATTGTTTTCGATGCTTCGATGTATAAAAACGAAGTACCCGATGCTCCGGGCGGAGGAACAGTTGACTGGACAAACCGCTGGGGAAAATACAAATATGTGGATGATATAGAAGCTCGCGAGGACGGTGGAACACCCGGATTTTTGCAATCGATTCGTACAGCTCTTTGTTTCGACTTAAAGGACAAGATGGGGATTGACAACATCAGAAAAAGAGAAGAAGAGCTGCTTGAATTGGCATTTGCCGGTTTGGATCAAATTGATGGATTAAACATACTCGCCGACAATGTTCGCGATCGTTTAGGTGTTATTTCGTTTTATGTTGAAGGCATTCACTACAATTTGCTGGTACGTTTGTTAAACGACAAATATGGAATTCAAACCCGTGGTGGTTGTGCCTGCGCCGGAACTTACGGACATTTTTTACTGGAAGTTTCGTATGAACAAAGCCAGGAAATTACTGACAAAATAAACACCGGAGACCTTTCGGAGAAACCGGGGTGGGTGCGTTGGTCCTTACATCCAACCATGAGAAACGAAGAAGTGGATTTAATGATGGAAGGTTTAAAAGACATCATCTCTAATATCGACGACTACAAAAACGACTACATTTACGATAACCATACCAATGCTTTCTTTCATAAAAACGAAAAAAGCGATGAAGCTTTGATGAAAAAATGGTTCACGTTGGAAAAATAG
- a CDS encoding glycoside hydrolase family 97 protein: MKRLLFIVALATMALFGRAEDLSSPNGKMKLTFELQDGVPVYQLSLNEHPIIKPSQLGVELKNTESLLNSFTLENAEKSTFDETWNPVWGESSSIRNNYNELAVTLKQTSSNRKILIRFRVFDDGLGFRYEFPQQENLNYFVVTKERSQFAMAGNHTAYWIPGDYDTQEYDYTISKLSEIRALMKKATTPNASQTPISATAVQTALMMKTDDGYYINLHEAALKDYSCMHLELDDKNLVFESVLTPDAVGNMAYMQTPCTTPWRTVIASDKAADILMSNITLNLNDPCTYESTDWIKPVKYIGVWWEMITGKSSWSYTNLPSINLGETDYSQTKPNGTHAANTQHVQDYIDFASEHGFDAVLVEGWNEGWEDWFGMSKDYVFDFVTPYPDFDVAVLRDYAKSKNVKLMMHHETSGSVRNYERHLDTAYQFMEDNGYNSVKSGYVGDIIPRGEYHYGQWMVNHYLYAVKKAADHKIMVNAHEAVRPTGLCRTYPNLIGNESARGTEYEAFGGNNVNHTTILPFTRLIGGPMDYTPGIFETHVNVHNPDNNSQVRTTLARQLALYVTMYSPLQMAADLPEVYQQHMDAFQFIKDVAIDWDKTLVLEAEPGDYITYARKAKGNDKWFVGRTNDEEARTSEISFDFLPADQKYIATVYADSKDADWLINPQAYEIKKYVVSNKSELKQFCAPGGGYAISIIPVVDKTEFKGLKKL; the protein is encoded by the coding sequence ATGAAGAGACTACTTTTTATCGTTGCACTGGCAACAATGGCACTTTTCGGCCGGGCGGAAGATTTATCTTCGCCAAATGGGAAAATGAAACTTACATTTGAATTACAAGATGGAGTTCCGGTTTATCAACTCAGCTTAAACGAACATCCCATTATTAAACCGAGCCAACTTGGCGTAGAACTAAAAAACACCGAATCGTTATTAAATAGTTTTACTCTTGAAAATGCCGAAAAATCTACTTTCGATGAAACATGGAATCCGGTTTGGGGCGAAAGCAGTTCGATAAGAAATAACTACAACGAACTGGCAGTAACACTTAAACAAACTTCGAGCAACAGAAAAATTTTAATCCGCTTTAGGGTATTCGACGACGGACTTGGGTTTCGTTACGAATTTCCGCAGCAGGAAAACCTCAACTATTTTGTAGTTACAAAAGAACGCAGTCAGTTTGCCATGGCCGGCAATCACACCGCATACTGGATTCCGGGCGATTACGACACACAGGAATACGACTACACCATTTCCAAATTATCCGAAATACGAGCTTTGATGAAAAAGGCAACCACTCCGAATGCTTCGCAAACTCCAATTTCGGCTACTGCAGTTCAAACGGCTTTAATGATGAAAACCGACGATGGGTACTACATTAACCTGCACGAAGCCGCATTAAAAGATTACTCGTGCATGCATTTGGAGTTAGACGATAAAAACCTGGTGTTTGAATCGGTATTAACACCCGATGCTGTTGGAAACATGGCCTACATGCAAACTCCCTGCACAACGCCATGGCGCACGGTAATTGCCAGCGATAAAGCGGCTGATATTTTGATGTCGAACATTACTCTAAATTTAAATGATCCGTGTACTTACGAATCGACCGATTGGATTAAGCCCGTTAAATACATTGGCGTTTGGTGGGAAATGATTACCGGGAAAAGTTCGTGGTCGTACACCAATCTGCCAAGTATAAACTTAGGCGAAACCGACTATTCGCAAACTAAACCAAACGGAACACATGCCGCCAACACTCAACATGTACAAGACTATATTGATTTTGCCTCGGAACACGGATTTGATGCAGTTTTGGTTGAAGGCTGGAACGAAGGTTGGGAAGATTGGTTTGGCATGTCGAAAGACTATGTTTTCGATTTTGTAACACCCTACCCCGATTTTGATGTGGCCGTGTTGCGTGATTACGCCAAAAGCAAAAACGTAAAATTAATGATGCACCACGAAACTTCGGGCTCGGTACGCAATTACGAACGTCATTTGGACACTGCCTATCAGTTTATGGAAGACAATGGCTACAACTCGGTAAAAAGTGGCTATGTTGGCGATATCATTCCGCGCGGAGAATACCATTACGGACAATGGATGGTAAACCATTATTTGTATGCGGTAAAAAAAGCTGCCGACCACAAAATTATGGTGAACGCCCACGAAGCAGTTCGTCCGACCGGACTTTGCAGAACCTATCCCAACCTGATTGGAAATGAATCGGCCCGAGGAACCGAATACGAAGCCTTTGGCGGAAACAATGTAAATCATACTACGATATTGCCTTTTACCCGTTTGATTGGTGGCCCAATGGATTATACTCCCGGTATTTTCGAAACCCATGTGAATGTGCACAATCCGGATAACAATTCGCAGGTGAGAACAACATTGGCACGCCAGCTGGCACTTTATGTTACCATGTACAGTCCGCTGCAAATGGCTGCCGACTTACCGGAGGTTTACCAACAACACATGGATGCATTCCAGTTTATAAAAGATGTTGCCATAGATTGGGACAAAACGTTGGTGCTGGAAGCTGAGCCGGGCGATTACATTACCTATGCGCGTAAAGCAAAAGGAAACGACAAATGGTTTGTAGGAAGAACCAACGATGAAGAAGCCCGTACTTCTGAGATTAGTTTTGACTTTCTACCTGCAGATCAGAAATACATTGCAACGGTTTATGCTGATTCAAAAGATGCAGACTGGCTTATCAATCCGCAAGCTTACGAAATCAAAAAATATGTGGTTTCAAACAAATCGGAGCTGAAACAATTTTGTGCTCCGGGCGGCGGATATGCCATAAGTATAATTCCTGTTGTGGACAAAACAGAATTTAAAGGATTAAAAAAGTTGTAA
- a CDS encoding NAD(P)-dependent oxidoreductase, translated as MKIGIVREGKTPPDKRVPLTPEQCVEVQERFPGISVLVQPSPIRSFKDEEYAALGITLQEDLSDCDILLGVKEVRIEDFIEGKIYLFFSHTIKKQAYNRKLLQTVLEKKIQLVDYEVLTNKEGFRVIGFGRFAGLVGAYNGFRAFGLKNELFDLKPAHECDDLEEMLQHLDAINLPPLKIALTGDGRVAHGVIEILNHMNIMRVSPEAYLKVDEPEQAVYVQLLPNNYVRKTGGDSTFDLMHFFNNPAQYENAFLPFAEATDMLIAAAYWDPKAPVLFTSEEMKANDFRISVISDITCDIEGSIPSTKKASTIDDPFYDYNFETGEMEEAFSNPNNLSVQAVDNLPCELPKDASLDFGRNLIEKVFPSLFGEDEDGVVERASITKDGQLTEKFAYLQDFADGE; from the coding sequence ATGAAAATAGGAATAGTAAGAGAAGGCAAAACACCCCCCGACAAACGAGTACCCTTAACTCCTGAACAATGTGTCGAAGTTCAGGAAAGATTTCCCGGAATTTCGGTTTTGGTGCAACCCAGTCCCATTCGCAGTTTTAAGGATGAAGAATATGCGGCTTTGGGAATTACTTTACAGGAAGATTTAAGCGATTGCGACATTCTTTTAGGTGTAAAAGAGGTTCGCATAGAGGATTTTATTGAAGGAAAAATTTACCTGTTTTTCTCGCACACAATAAAAAAACAAGCGTATAACCGTAAACTTTTACAAACAGTTTTAGAAAAGAAAATTCAGCTGGTTGACTATGAAGTGTTAACCAACAAGGAAGGTTTCAGAGTGATTGGATTTGGCCGCTTTGCCGGCTTGGTTGGAGCATACAACGGATTTCGTGCCTTTGGCCTTAAAAACGAATTATTCGATTTAAAACCTGCACACGAATGTGATGACCTTGAAGAAATGTTGCAACATTTAGATGCCATAAATTTACCACCATTAAAAATTGCACTTACCGGCGACGGACGTGTAGCACACGGTGTAATCGAGATTCTGAACCACATGAACATCATGCGCGTTTCGCCCGAAGCATATTTAAAAGTGGACGAACCCGAGCAAGCTGTTTATGTTCAGCTATTGCCAAATAATTATGTGCGTAAAACCGGAGGCGACAGCACATTCGATTTAATGCACTTTTTTAATAATCCGGCACAGTACGAAAATGCCTTTTTGCCCTTTGCCGAAGCTACCGACATGTTGATAGCTGCTGCCTACTGGGATCCAAAAGCACCTGTTTTGTTTACGTCCGAAGAAATGAAAGCTAATGATTTCAGGATTAGTGTAATATCAGACATTACCTGCGACATTGAAGGTTCTATTCCATCCACAAAAAAAGCGTCTACAATCGACGATCCGTTTTACGATTATAACTTTGAGACCGGTGAAATGGAAGAAGCTTTTTCGAATCCCAACAATTTGTCGGTGCAGGCAGTTGATAATTTACCCTGCGAACTACCCAAAGATGCTTCACTTGATTTTGGACGAAACTTAATCGAAAAGGTTTTCCCAAGTCTTTTTGGAGAGGATGAAGATGGAGTGGTTGAGCGCGCGTCGATTACGAAAGATGGCCAATTAACTGAAAAGTTTGCGTATTTGCAGGACTTTGCTGACGGGGAATAA
- a CDS encoding co-chaperone GroES family protein — MSLIIEEKDLEKFIMVGDRVLVKPKNPSGKTKSGLYLPPSVQENEKVQSGYIVKVGPGYPIPAVSDEEEVWKEKKDDVKYVPLQTHIGDLAVYLNRSGHEIEFNNEKYIILPHSAILMIIRDENLFE; from the coding sequence ATGTCGTTAATAATTGAGGAGAAAGATTTAGAGAAATTTATAATGGTTGGCGACCGTGTTTTGGTGAAGCCCAAAAATCCTTCGGGAAAAACAAAGTCGGGTTTGTATTTGCCTCCTTCGGTTCAGGAGAATGAAAAAGTGCAAAGCGGTTATATTGTAAAAGTTGGACCGGGTTATCCAATTCCGGCGGTAAGCGATGAAGAAGAAGTTTGGAAAGAAAAAAAAGATGATGTAAAATATGTACCTCTGCAAACTCATATTGGCGACCTGGCCGTTTATTTGAATCGGAGTGGCCACGAAATTGAGTTTAACAATGAAAAGTACATCATACTTCCACACTCAGCTATTTTAATGATTATAAGAGATGAGAATCTTTTTGAATGA
- the htpG gene encoding molecular chaperone HtpG — translation MQTGKIGVTSENLFPIIKKFLYSDHDIFLREIVSNAVDATQKLKTLAAKGEYNGEVSNAKVVVKLDTEAKTITVSDNGIGMTAEEVEKYINQIAFSGANEFLDKYKDDANAIIGHFGLGFYSSFMVSDSVDVITKSHKEGSQAVKWSCDGSPEFTLEEVEKDGVGTDIVMHISEEEKGFLDDAKVSEILNKYCKFLPVPVIYGKEKTWKDGAQVDTDVDNQINDVAPAWTKMPADLKDQDYKDFYRKLYPMGEEPLFNIHLNVDYPFNLTGILYFPKIKNNFEVQKNKIQLYSNQVFVTDSVEGIVPEFLTLLHGVIDSPDIPLNVSRSYLQSDSNVKKISSHINKKVADRLHQIFKDSREDFESKWDDLKIFIEYGMLTEEKFYDRAMKFFMLKNTEAKYFTWEEYEKLVKDSQTDKDNNTIYLYTTNVEEQFTFVEAAKNKGYDILVLDDVLAPHLINKLEQKYTDKRFVRVDSDVVENLIKKDDTTKEELTWEQKQELSPVFQAVCPENKDYSFIVDFQDLGETGSPMVITRNEFMRRMKDMSAAQGGMSMYGDFPESLNLVVNTTHPLVKKVLDAKDKKLGKKLETLAGELTAKKDEITVLEKAKEGKKDEEVPLAEKEQLESLNAELAKLEETKRDQLSDFGKQNKVAKQMVDLALLANGLLKGADLDKFVKRSVELIK, via the coding sequence ATGCAAACAGGAAAAATTGGTGTAACCAGCGAGAATCTTTTCCCGATTATTAAAAAGTTTCTCTATTCTGACCACGACATTTTTTTAAGAGAGATTGTATCGAATGCTGTTGATGCAACACAAAAGCTAAAAACACTTGCCGCCAAAGGCGAATACAATGGCGAAGTTAGTAATGCAAAGGTTGTTGTAAAATTAGATACTGAAGCCAAAACAATCACCGTTTCGGACAACGGAATTGGAATGACTGCAGAGGAAGTTGAAAAATACATCAACCAGATTGCATTTTCAGGCGCCAATGAGTTTTTAGATAAATATAAAGACGATGCCAATGCAATTATCGGTCATTTCGGACTTGGCTTTTACAGTTCGTTTATGGTTTCCGACTCGGTTGATGTAATCACAAAATCGCACAAAGAAGGTTCACAGGCCGTAAAATGGAGTTGCGACGGAAGTCCGGAGTTTACCCTGGAAGAGGTTGAAAAAGACGGAGTAGGTACCGATATTGTAATGCACATCAGCGAAGAAGAAAAAGGATTTTTGGATGATGCAAAAGTTTCAGAAATTCTGAACAAATACTGCAAATTCCTTCCTGTTCCGGTTATTTACGGAAAAGAAAAAACATGGAAAGATGGAGCACAGGTTGATACTGATGTTGACAATCAGATTAACGATGTTGCTCCGGCGTGGACAAAAATGCCGGCCGATTTAAAAGATCAGGATTACAAAGATTTCTACCGGAAATTGTATCCGATGGGAGAGGAGCCACTTTTTAATATTCATTTAAATGTGGATTATCCGTTTAACCTGACCGGTATTTTGTATTTCCCAAAAATCAAAAACAACTTCGAAGTTCAGAAAAACAAAATTCAATTGTACAGCAACCAGGTTTTTGTAACCGACTCGGTTGAAGGAATTGTACCTGAATTTTTGACATTGTTACACGGTGTAATCGATTCGCCGGATATTCCCTTAAACGTTTCGCGCTCGTATTTACAAAGCGACTCGAACGTGAAAAAGATTAGCAGCCACATTAATAAAAAGGTAGCCGACCGTTTGCACCAGATTTTTAAAGACAGTCGCGAAGATTTTGAAAGTAAATGGGACGATCTGAAGATTTTTATTGAGTACGGAATGTTAACCGAAGAGAAATTCTACGACCGTGCCATGAAATTCTTTATGCTGAAAAATACCGAGGCAAAATATTTTACCTGGGAAGAGTATGAAAAACTGGTAAAAGACAGTCAGACTGACAAAGACAACAATACCATTTATTTGTACACTACAAATGTGGAAGAGCAATTTACATTTGTTGAAGCGGCAAAAAATAAAGGCTACGATATTCTTGTGCTCGATGATGTTTTGGCACCTCACCTGATTAATAAACTGGAGCAAAAATATACCGACAAACGTTTTGTTCGTGTTGATTCTGATGTGGTTGAAAACCTGATTAAAAAAGATGATACCACAAAAGAAGAACTTACCTGGGAACAAAAACAGGAATTGTCTCCCGTATTTCAGGCGGTTTGTCCGGAAAATAAGGATTATTCATTTATTGTTGATTTCCAGGATTTGGGAGAAACAGGATCTCCAATGGTAATTACACGCAACGAGTTTATGCGTCGTATGAAAGACATGAGTGCTGCACAAGGTGGAATGAGCATGTACGGCGATTTTCCTGAAAGTTTAAATCTTGTAGTAAATACAACTCATCCGCTGGTAAAAAAAGTATTGGATGCCAAAGACAAAAAATTGGGTAAAAAACTGGAGACTCTGGCAGGCGAATTAACAGCCAAAAAAGATGAGATAACTGTTCTTGAAAAAGCAAAAGAAGGAAAAAAGGACGAGGAAGTTCCACTAGCAGAAAAAGAACAACTGGAAAGTTTAAATGCCGAGCTTGCTAAACTGGAAGAAACAAAACGCGATCAGCTGTCTGATTTTGGCAAACAAAATAAGGTTGCAAAACAAATGGTTGATTTAGCTTTACTTGCCAACGGGTTATTAAAAGGAGCTGATTTGGACAAATTTGTAAAACGAAGTGTAGAGTTGATAAAATAG
- a CDS encoding acyl-ACP thioesterase domain-containing protein, with protein MKYKQHLTTKSYFVNRFGKLSTSFLFWQIQDIAWEHAELLGFGFDNLKKEQQFWVLSRLLVKIKRRPNWGEKFTVETWPVGTEGLLALRDIEFIDEKGESIIQATTSWLVLDAQTKRIIRLDDLKDIPLNGERVLDQTAGKVKAPISEQEVTFTPALFNEIDINQHFNSGRYLERIIDSYDFDFHEKNELTEFEINFAKEGVPADWLGVKKQYLDKNNHLCSVIRKSDGAELIKARLNWQART; from the coding sequence ATGAAATACAAACAACACCTTACCACAAAATCGTACTTTGTAAACCGTTTTGGCAAATTGTCTACATCGTTTTTATTTTGGCAAATACAGGACATTGCCTGGGAACATGCCGAGCTTTTGGGATTTGGCTTTGACAACCTGAAAAAAGAACAGCAGTTTTGGGTATTGTCGCGTTTGCTGGTTAAAATAAAAAGACGACCAAACTGGGGCGAAAAATTTACGGTTGAAACATGGCCTGTGGGAACGGAAGGTTTGCTGGCGCTGCGCGACATCGAATTTATTGACGAAAAAGGCGAAAGTATAATTCAGGCAACTACCAGCTGGCTGGTTCTCGATGCACAAACAAAACGTATTATTCGTCTTGACGATTTAAAGGATATACCCTTAAACGGCGAACGTGTTTTGGACCAAACAGCCGGAAAGGTTAAAGCGCCAATTTCCGAACAGGAAGTAACATTTACACCTGCCTTATTTAACGAAATTGATATCAACCAACATTTTAACAGCGGTCGTTACCTCGAAAGAATAATAGATAGCTACGATTTCGATTTTCATGAAAAAAATGAACTAACAGAATTTGAGATCAATTTTGCCAAAGAAGGTGTGCCGGCTGACTGGCTGGGTGTTAAGAAACAATATCTGGATAAAAATAACCATCTTTGCAGTGTAATTCGCAAAAGTGATGGGGCCGAATTAATTAAAGCCAGATTAAACTGGCAAGCCAGAACCTAG